In Porites lutea chromosome 9, jaPorLute2.1, whole genome shotgun sequence, a single window of DNA contains:
- the LOC140948081 gene encoding uncharacterized protein, with protein MEETIDESTIRKFIHRIFRKSNNIGTLTVKSVREQFLKYTGKEKLDAEQKELFKKNVHDIYTEYANKQEGKSKEEGSDGEDSTETSTVDDEDDTASSTSTSPAKKKRRTEVSNKSTYNYSNKEEINNNDDWDTSTSREKKNLKKRQTNKQRSEDEDREKANEPKNKESPQIKSVVVNSDEEKSSKNKVMKDNNAQFNGRKRKSVESSDEEDEENKEQEVEEKTVFMSNKEATHRIDEEDDYANSSSSESVEEDQKQQTGRKPSRRINQNLDEDIDRSKKKKLKKKSKTSPGSGQRKKKSSPPSEDSAKLRNLKRYARTCGMHFKYVDIFADCKSMSQKERKLDKLIRDRTGFEGRITLQMCVKYKKKKEEEDEVAELDCRNIITTGSNGRRPTRSARTGSVNQPCASATNINTEAGPSVFSRLKGIVDSDESESDSANEKNSEKQTQHDFDVREEDINENKKKRRRVNSSSDEDDD; from the exons ATGGAGGAAACAATAGATGAATCAACAATCAGGAAGTTTATTCATAGGATTTTCAGGAAAAGCAATAACATCGG GACACTGACAGTAAAATCAGTTCGAGAACAATTTTTAAAGTacacaggaaaagaaaaacttgatGCAGAGCAAAAAGAGCTCTTCAAGAAGAATGTGCATGACATTTATACTGAGTATGCCAACAAACAGGAAGGGAAAAGTAAAGAGGAAG GATCAGATGGGGAAGACTCCACTGAGACATCAACTGTAGATGATGAAGATGACACAGCATCCTCAACATCTACCAGCCCAGCCAAGAAGAAAAGGAGGACAGAAGTCAGTAATAAATCAACTTACAATTATTCAAATAAGGAGGAAATTAATAACAATGATGATTGGGATACTAGTACATCTAGAGAGAAGAAAAATCTCAAAAAGAGGCAAACCAATAAACAAAGATCAGAAGATGAGGACAGAGAGAAAGCCAATGAACCTAAGAACAAAGAATCACCCCAAATAAAGTCTGTTGTTGTCAACAGTGATGAGGAAAAATCAAGCAAGAATAAAGTGATGAAAGACAATAATGCACAATTTAATGGCAGAAAGAGAAAGTCTGTAGAATCTAGTGATGAAGAAGATGAGGAGAACAAGGAACAGGAGGTTGAAGAGAAAACTGTGTTTATGTCAAACAAAGAAGCAACACACAGAATTGATGAGGAGGATGATTATGCAAATTCCAGCAGCAGTGAATCAGTTGAGGAGGATCAGAAACAGCAGACTGGAAGAAAACCGTCCAGAAGGATCAACCAGAACCTAGATGAAGATATTGATagatccaaaaagaaaaaactgaaaaagaaatcaaag ACTAGTCCTGGTTCTggacaaagaaagaagaaatccTCACCGCCTTCGGAAGATAGTGCAAAGCTGCGTAACCTGAAGAGATACGCTAGAACTTGTGGAATGCATTTTAAAtatgttgatatttttgctgatTGCAAATCCATGTCCCAGAAGGAGAGAAAGTTAGACAAATTGATACGAGACAGAACTGGGTTTGAAG GAAGGATAACACTTCAAATGTGTGTGaagtacaagaaaaagaaagaagaagaggatGAAGTAGCTGAGCTGGACTGTAGAAACATTATCACAACTG GTAGCAATGGTCGCCGTCCAACAAGAAGCGCACGTACAGGTTCAGTGAACCAGCCATGCGCCAGCGCTACCAACATAAACACAGAAGCCGGCCCAAGTGTATTCAGTCGTCTTAAGGGCATAGTGGACAGtgatgaaagtgaaagtgattccgcaaatgaaaagaattcagaaaaacaaacacaacatGATTTTGATGTCAGGGAGGAGGacattaatgaaaataaaaagaaaaggcgAAGGGTAAACAGCAGTTCAGACGAAGATGATGACTAG
- the LOC140947395 gene encoding pleiotropic regulator 1-like, whose product MFLHDSSLPLKRDDKSDKVKKACKIHDEYFMVKDLVLPKETYSSNRNPVTGAYPSNQVSDIPPLIQGSHPYPSAPGVTLTSETMANRNHPSQAGVQQLMANLPGDLQAGRKSAGIMDIQQKALASGGKERLGPSSKALVATGGTKSSTALVQQKKAATLPKPQWHPPWKLMRVISGHTGWVRSVAVEPGNQWFVTGSADRTIKIWELGSGKLKLSLTGHISTVRGLAVSPRQPYLFSCGEDKQVKCWDLEYNKVVRHYHGHLSAIYSLDLHPTIDVLFTCGRDATTRVWDMRTKACIHTLTGHTSTVAVVRSQAAEPQVITGSHDCTIRLWDLAAGKSKVTLTNHKKSVRALVLHPTQFSFASASPDNIKQWKFPDGNFLQNLIGHNAIVNCMAVNSDGVLVSGGDNGTMHFWDWKTGYNFQRSQASVQPGSLDSEAGIFAMTFDQSSSRLITCEADKTVKIYKEDDTASEDTHPINWKPEILKRKRY is encoded by the exons ATGTTTCTTCATGATAGTTCTCTTCCACTTAAAAGAGACGACAAGAG TGACAAAGTGAAAAAAGCCTGTAAGATTCATGATGAATATTTTATGGTCAAAGATTTGGTGTTGCCTAAAGAAACTTACTCATCTAATAGAAATCCAGTTACTGGAGCCTACCCTTCAAACCAAG ttTCAGATATCCCTCCACTTATTCAAGGATCACATCCTTATCCATCTGCTCCAG GTGTGACATTAACATCAGAAACAATGGCAAACAGAAATCATCCATCACAGGCTGGAGTACAACAACTGATGGCTAATCTTCCAGGAGA TCTCCAAGCTGGCAGAAAGAGTGCAGGCATCATGGACATACAACAGAAAGCACTTGCCTCAGGTGGAAAAGAACGACTTGGCCCATCCTCAAAAGCATTAGTAGCAACAGGAGGAACAAAATCATCAACAGCATTGgtacaacaaaagaaagcagCAACACTTCCTAAACCACAATGGCATCCACCATGGAAACTAATGAGG GTAATCAGTGGTCATACAGGTTGGGTGAGGTCTGTGGCTGTGGAACCTGGTAACCAGTGGTTTGTAACAGGTTCTGCTGATAGGACAATAAAG ATCTGGGAGCTTGGAAGTGGCAAATTAAAATTGTCGCTAACGGGTCACATCAGCACTGTGAGGGGACTGGCTGTAAGTCCAAGACAACCATATCTCTTCTCTTGTGGAGAAGATAAGCAAGTCAAGTGTTGGGACCTCGAGTATAATAAG GTCGTACGACATTACCATGGTCATTTGAGTGCAATCTATTCCTTGGATCTTCACCCAACAATTGATGTATTGTTCACATGTGGCAGAGATGCAACAACCAGg GTTTGGGACATGAGAACGAAAGCCTGTATTCACACATTAACTGGACATACAAGCACAGTAGCAGTTGTAAGATCACAGGCTGCAGAACCACAG gTTATAACAGGAAGCCATGATTGTACTATTCGTCTGTGGGACTTGGCAGCTGGCAAATCTAAAGTtacactgacaaatcacaaaAAAAGTGTTAGAGCACTAGTCTTGCACCCAACTCA ATTTTCATTTGCATCAGCTTCACCAGACAACATTAAACAGTGGAAGTTTCCAGATGGTAATTTCCTTCAGAACCTTATTGGACACAATGCTATTGTAAATTGTATGGCAGTCAACTCAGATGGAGTTTTAGTATCAGGAG GTGATAATGGCACAATGCATTTTTGGGATTGGAAGACTGGCTATAACTTCCAGCGCTCTCAGGCTTCTGTACAACCTGGGTCACTTGACAGTGAAGCTGGTATCTTTGCCATGACATTTGACCAGAGTAGTAGTCGTCTCATCACATGTGAAGCTGACAAGACTGTGAAGATTTACAAGGAAGATGATACAGCA agTGAAGATACACATCCGATTAACTGGAAACCAGAGATCTTGAAGAGAAAGAGATATTAG
- the LOC140947396 gene encoding small ribosomal subunit protein uS12: MGKPRGLRTARKLKNHRREQRWHDKNYKKAHLGTALKANPFGGASHAKGIVLEKVGVEAKQPNSAIRKCVRVQLIKNGKKITAFVPNDGCLNFIEENDEVLISGFGRRGHAVGDIPGVRFKVVKVANVSLLALFKEKKERPRS, encoded by the exons ATGG GAAAGCCAAGAGGTTTAAGAACTGCTCGCAAACTCAAAAATCACCGCCGAGAGCAAAGATGGCACGACAAAAATTACAAGAAGGCCCATTTGGGAACAGCTCTTAAGGCTAATCCCTTCGGTGGTGCCTCTCACGCCAAAGGAATCGTTCTTGAGAAAGT AGGTGTTGAAGCCAAGCAGCCCAACTCTGCCATCCGAAAGTGCGTGCGTGTACAGCTTATTAAGAATGGAAAGAAGATCACTGCCTTTGTGCCTAATGATGGTTGCCTTAATTTTATTGAAGAAAATGATGAAGTTTTAATCTCTGGTTTTGGCAGAAGAGGTCACGCTGTTGGTGATATCCCTGGAGTGCGATTCAAGGTTGTGAAGGTTGCCAACGTGTCACTTCTTGCTCTGTTCAAGGAGAAGAAGGAACGTCCTCGATCTTAA